A genomic stretch from Bernardetia sp. includes:
- a CDS encoding M61 family metallopeptidase, translated as MSFHSLTKHKKSFFAALFFLLSINFSCVQAQQNTDNETKVAYHFNFSNRVHHEAKVTISVPTAPKDERLKLRMSRSSAGRYALHEFTKNVYSVKAYDEQNKALEVIRTSPYSWEVLKPTDGMRVEYTLFADYADGTYSGINTIQAHLNAPASYLLVDNFYDENFEKNASIRSTKENKETKTIEVTFSLPQNYKDLAGYSDRNTDNWTVATQLPQVNDSVFYAPNYYYLLDSPVLIGNLFWSEWQEDNQKYRVALNKTTTETTEEEANDYVEKIKKIVKEEIALFGEAPLFDYGTYTFLLNYQPTAHGDGMEHRNSTIITDADKLTDNHLFTVAHEFIHAWNIERLRPASLEPFDFSSTNMSSELWFGEGFTSYYTNLVMLRAGLIDETTYAGRMNGMLNYVLTSPGHNFHSPSEMSQQAAFADAATANDPLSHHNTFITYYYYGGVMGLALDLEMRKRFDKSLDDYIQALWQQFGKKEKPYTTDNLKQALAEVVSDKQFAEDFFNNHILGNKLPDYNALLNTVAMDFQLVQKGKLWFGKLGLDIDERKEMKNATISNYMLYGSPLYNAGLEKGDVLVSIDNKLINSVNAYREVLATLEKDKAVMVTFERFGQKNTVEVVPVQIPYRALVYLSENEPITTKKQVEERKKWLSTKQK; from the coding sequence ATGTCGTTTCATTCCCTTACAAAACATAAAAAATCGTTTTTCGCAGCTTTGTTTTTTCTACTTAGCATAAATTTCTCGTGTGTACAGGCACAACAAAATACAGACAATGAGACAAAAGTTGCCTATCATTTCAATTTTTCTAATCGTGTACATCACGAAGCAAAAGTTACGATTTCTGTTCCAACTGCTCCTAAAGATGAGCGTTTGAAGTTGCGTATGAGTAGAAGCTCGGCAGGGCGTTATGCACTTCATGAGTTTACCAAAAATGTCTATTCAGTAAAGGCTTACGATGAGCAAAATAAAGCATTAGAAGTAATTCGTACTTCTCCCTATTCTTGGGAAGTTTTGAAACCAACTGACGGAATGAGGGTAGAATACACACTTTTTGCTGATTATGCAGATGGTACATACTCTGGAATAAATACTATTCAAGCACACCTCAATGCGCCAGCAAGTTATCTTTTGGTAGATAATTTTTATGATGAAAACTTTGAGAAAAATGCTTCTATCAGGAGTACAAAAGAAAATAAAGAAACAAAAACTATTGAGGTAACATTTTCATTGCCTCAAAACTATAAAGATTTAGCAGGTTATAGTGATAGAAACACAGACAACTGGACAGTTGCCACACAACTTCCACAAGTGAATGATTCAGTGTTTTATGCTCCAAATTATTATTATTTATTGGATTCTCCTGTTTTGATAGGAAATTTGTTTTGGAGTGAGTGGCAAGAAGACAACCAAAAATATAGAGTTGCCCTCAATAAAACTACCACAGAAACGACAGAAGAAGAAGCAAACGATTATGTAGAGAAAATTAAGAAAATCGTAAAAGAAGAAATTGCTCTTTTCGGAGAAGCTCCCCTGTTTGATTACGGAACTTATACTTTTCTTCTCAACTACCAACCTACTGCTCACGGCGATGGAATGGAACACCGAAATTCTACCATCATTACAGATGCTGATAAACTTACGGATAACCATTTATTTACAGTTGCTCATGAGTTTATCCACGCTTGGAATATTGAGCGTTTGCGTCCTGCTTCGTTAGAGCCATTTGATTTTTCTTCGACCAATATGTCTTCTGAACTTTGGTTTGGAGAGGGTTTTACGTCATATTACACCAATTTGGTTATGCTACGTGCAGGTTTGATTGATGAGACAACCTACGCTGGGCGAATGAATGGAATGCTAAATTATGTTTTGACTTCCCCTGGTCATAACTTTCACTCTCCTTCAGAGATGAGCCAGCAAGCAGCTTTTGCAGATGCAGCCACAGCCAACGACCCACTTTCGCATCACAATACTTTTATCACTTACTATTACTATGGTGGAGTAATGGGATTGGCTTTAGACTTAGAAATGAGGAAACGCTTTGATAAATCTTTAGACGATTATATACAAGCTTTGTGGCAACAGTTTGGAAAGAAGGAAAAACCATATACAACAGACAATTTGAAGCAAGCACTTGCCGAAGTAGTGAGTGATAAGCAATTTGCAGAAGATTTCTTTAATAATCACATCTTGGGAAATAAGTTACCAGATTATAATGCTCTTCTAAATACAGTCGCAATGGATTTTCAGCTTGTTCAGAAGGGAAAATTATGGTTTGGAAAACTAGGTTTAGATATTGATGAGAGAAAAGAAATGAAAAATGCTACTATTTCAAATTATATGCTTTACGGCTCTCCACTTTACAACGCAGGACTGGAAAAAGGCGATGTTTTGGTAAGCATTGACAACAAACTTATTAATTCAGTAAATGCGTACAGAGAAGTTCTTGCAACACTAGAAAAAGACAAAGCTGTAATGGTTACTTTTGAGCGATTTGGACAAAAAAACACTGTAGAAGTTGTTCCTGTGCAGATTCCTTATCGTGCTTTAGTTTACCTTTCTGAAAATGAGCCTATCACAACAAAAAAACAAGTGGAAGAGCGTAAAAAATGGCTTTCTACAAAGCAGAAATAA
- a CDS encoding GyrI-like domain-containing protein, with product MNPKINIITEKKLVGKKVKMNLINNQTGVLWGSFALKIKNIKNRISTDKISMQVYDKEYFREFNPTNDFEKWAAVEVESFDDVEKELETFILQGGKYAVFEYKGSSNDNSIFQYIFTKWLPNSAYELDNRPHFEILGEKYKNNDPNSEEEIWIPIREK from the coding sequence ATGAACCCAAAAATAAACATCATTACAGAAAAAAAGCTAGTTGGAAAAAAAGTCAAAATGAACCTAATCAATAACCAAACAGGAGTTTTATGGGGAAGTTTTGCACTAAAAATAAAAAATATCAAAAATAGAATCAGCACAGATAAAATTTCTATGCAAGTTTATGATAAAGAATATTTTAGAGAATTTAATCCTACTAACGACTTCGAAAAATGGGCAGCTGTTGAAGTAGAGAGTTTTGATGATGTGGAAAAAGAGCTAGAAACATTTATACTGCAAGGTGGAAAATATGCTGTTTTCGAATACAAAGGTTCTAGTAATGACAATAGTATTTTTCAATATATCTTTACGAAATGGTTGCCTAACTCTGCCTACGAGCTAGACAACCGACCTCACTTTGAAATTTTGGGAGAGAAATATAAAAATAACGACCCAAATTCAGAAGAAGAAATATGGATTCCGATTAGAGAAAAATAA
- a CDS encoding GNAT family N-acetyltransferase, which translates to MIQYQIENNLSATEFQELLIKSTLAERRPIDDFERIKAMVENANLIITARDDDKLIGVARSITDFVYCTYLSDLAVDEDYQRQGIGKKLIRLTKKQTPKATTILLSAPKAVEYYPRIGMEKHNACFLLKDEADLK; encoded by the coding sequence ATGATACAATATCAAATAGAAAATAACCTTTCTGCAACCGAGTTTCAAGAATTACTCATAAAATCGACACTGGCAGAGAGAAGACCTATAGATGATTTTGAAAGAATTAAGGCAATGGTAGAAAATGCTAACTTAATTATCACAGCTAGAGATGATGACAAGTTAATTGGTGTAGCAAGGTCTATAACTGACTTTGTGTACTGTACTTACCTTTCTGATTTGGCTGTTGATGAAGATTACCAAAGACAAGGCATAGGAAAAAAACTTATTCGACTGACAAAAAAGCAAACTCCTAAAGCCACTACCATTCTTCTTTCTGCTCCAAAGGCTGTAGAGTATTACCCTCGTATTGGAATGGAAAAGCATAATGCTTGTTTTCTTTTGAAAGATGAAGCTGATTTGAAATGA
- a CDS encoding universal stress protein: protein MQTIFVPLDFSQNSLLALRHAIELAKESDAKIIIFHSYQPPQMGGGSFTGRKKLSELGKQEAEDNMYKVVMQTKEEHPNLDFEHLVVDGDPLQRVRYYSESYNADLIVMGTKGASGLTEVFLGSVAAKVISDASCPVVIVPEGSQEGTYERIVYGVSMLPEDEEVLDYLQGLASNFKASLEGIHVEKDAETSAWFDEFKASYDKKIAKKKLSENQFVNFQKLPLAPNQKVEDTLIEYINTNPLTLFVMLRRNRRNFWERIFGTSITKQMAFHANSPLLIMKAGNAG from the coding sequence ATGCAAACTATCTTTGTTCCTTTAGATTTCTCTCAAAATTCCTTGTTAGCTCTTCGTCATGCTATTGAACTTGCCAAAGAATCGGATGCTAAAATTATTATTTTTCATTCGTATCAGCCTCCACAAATGGGAGGAGGAAGTTTTACAGGACGTAAAAAACTCTCTGAACTAGGAAAACAAGAAGCTGAAGACAACATGTATAAAGTAGTGATGCAAACGAAAGAAGAACATCCTAATTTGGACTTTGAACATTTAGTAGTAGATGGCGACCCGTTGCAAAGAGTTCGTTACTATTCTGAAAGTTATAATGCTGATTTGATAGTAATGGGGACAAAAGGAGCAAGTGGCTTAACAGAAGTATTTTTGGGAAGTGTGGCTGCAAAAGTAATTTCTGATGCTTCTTGTCCTGTCGTGATTGTACCAGAAGGCAGTCAAGAGGGAACGTATGAACGAATTGTATATGGCGTTTCGATGCTGCCAGAAGACGAAGAAGTCTTGGACTATTTACAAGGGTTGGCTTCTAATTTTAAGGCAAGTTTGGAGGGTATTCATGTAGAAAAAGATGCTGAAACAAGTGCATGGTTTGACGAATTTAAGGCAAGTTATGACAAAAAAATAGCTAAGAAGAAGCTCTCTGAAAATCAGTTTGTAAACTTCCAAAAACTTCCTCTTGCTCCCAATCAAAAGGTAGAAGATACGCTCATAGAGTACATCAACACCAATCCTCTGACACTTTTTGTGATGCTTCGCAGAAATCGTCGTAACTTTTGGGAGCGTATTTTTGGAACAAGTATTACCAAACAAATGGCATTTCACGCTAATAGTCCTCTCTTAATTATGAAAGCAGGAAATGCTGGGTAA